A region of the Pseudoprevotella muciniphila genome:
AGAATACTCCCTATGCAGCGCAAATGGCAGCACAGGATTGTGCTAAAGTAGCCTACGACCTCGGTCTGCGCAAAGTAAAGGCATACGTCAAGGGTCCTGGCAACGGTCGTGAGAGCGCTATTCGTGCCATTCACGGTGCCGGTATCGAAGTCATCGAGATCGTTGACGTTACTCCACTGCCACACAATGGCTGCCGTCCTCCTAAAAGAAGACGTGTATAATTATCTTTATCAATCGTAATTAACAGCATGCACTTCTGCTGTGAAAGTAGATGGGCAAATCATCAACAGACAATAAAAAATACAATAAAAGAATATGGCAAGATACATTGGACCAAAGTCTCGTATAGCCCGCAAGTTCGGTGAAGCAATCTTCGGACCGGACAAAGTACTTTCTAAGCGTAATTATCCTCCTGGCCAGCATGGTAACAACCGCAGACGCAAAACGTCTGAGTACGGCATCATGCTTGCTGAGAAGCAGAAGGCTAAGTACACTTATGGAGTCCTTGAAAAGCAATTCCGTAACATGTTCGACAAGGCTGCAAAATCTTCAGGCATTACCGGTGAAGTTCTGCTTCAGAACCTTGAATGCCGTCTCGACAATGTAGTCTATCGTCTCGGAATAGCACCAACACGTGCCGCAGCACGTCAACTCGTCAGCCACAAGCACATCGTAGTTGATGGAAAAGTTGTCAATATTCCATCTTATAGCGTAAAGCCCGGCCAAATAGTTGGTGTAAGAGAGAAAGCAAAATCTCTCGAAGTAATCGCTGATTCACTCGCCGGTTTCAACCACGGCAAGTATCCATGGATAGAGTGGGATGAAAGCAGCAAAGCAGGTAAGTTCCTTCACAAGCCCGAGCGTGCTGATATCCCAGAGAATATCCGTGAACAGCTGATTGTCGAGTTGTACTCTAAGAACTAATAATCTTGACAGACCCCGGAGCCGACCATTAGTCGTCGCGTTCCTACTCTTAAATCTTAGAGAAAGAAGTGCGTGAGCATTTCATATTAAAACTCCCAAACAACAAAAAACAAATTCAAATGGCGATATTAGCATTTCAAAAACCAGACAAAGTAGTTAAAATCGAAAGCGACGACAAGCATGGCGTATTCGAATTCCGCCCCTTGGAGCCAGGTTTCGGTGTGACAGTTGGCAATGCTTTGCGTCGCATCTTGCTTTCATCTCTCGAAGGATATGCCATCAATACCATCAAAATAGAAGGTGTTGACCATGAGTTTGCTTCAATTCCCGGGGTGAGAGAAGATGTAACCAACATTATCTTGAACTTGAAGCAGGTACGTTTCAAGCGTACAGTGGATGATGTCACTGAGGATAAAGTCTCTATCGAGGTAGCAGACATGAATGAATTCAGAGCAGGCGACATCTCCAATTATCTCAATGGATTTGAAGTGTTGAATCCTGAACTCATTATTTGCCATCTCGCCAAGAAAACTTCAATGAAGTTGGAACTCACCATCAACAAAGGTCGTGGCTACGTGCCTGCTGATGAAAACAGAGAGTTCTGCAGCGAAATCTCGCAAATTGCAATAGACTCCATCTACACCCCCATCAGAAATGTGAAGTATAGCGTAGAGCCCTATCGTGTAGAGCAAAAGACTGACTATGACAAGTTGGTGCTCGATATTACTACTGATGGTTCCATTTCTCCGCAAGATGCGCTTAAGGATGCAGCAAACATCCTGATACAGCATTTCGTATTGTTCACCGACAACGAGAACTTTGATGGTAAGCGTCCGGATGACCCAAGCGATGAAATTGGCGAAACTGAGTTGAGGATGAGAAAACTGCTCAAGACAAAACTCACCGACATGAATCTTTCCGTTCGTGCCATTAACTGTCTCAAGGCTGCTGCAATTGATACGCTCGGCGACCTTGTTCAGTATTCGAAGGCCGACCTTCTGAAGTTCAGAAACTTCGGAAAGAAATCGCTTACCGAACTCGAGGAAATGCTTGCAAACTTCGAATTGAGCTTTGGAATGGATATAAGTAAGTACAAATTAGATAAAGAATAATACTTGAAATGAGACATAATAAGAAATTCAATCACCTGAGTCGTACTGCATCTCACAGAAAGGCAATGCTTGCCAATATGGCTTGCTCTTTGATTAAGCACAAGAGAATTACTACGACTGTGGCTAAAGCAAAAGCACTCAGAAAGTACGTGGAACCGCTCATCACTAAGAGCAAGACTGACATCACGAATTCTCGCCGTGTAGTATTTAGCAAACTGCAAGACAAACAAGCTGTAACTGAACTCTTCCAGGAAGTGGCACAGAAAGTGGCAGACCGCAATGGCGGCTACACACGTATCATTAAGTTGGGCTTCCGTCCAAGCGATGGTGCTGATATGTGTTTCATTGAACTCGTTGATTACAATGAAGCAATGGCAAAGACACAGAAGAAGACCCGCCGCTCACGCCGTAGCCGCAAGGCAACAACAGAGGCTGCTCCTGCCACTGCAGAAAATGTAGTTGAGGAAGCACCTGTAGCAGAAGAAGCACCAGTTGAAGCACCTGCAGAAGAAACTCCAGTTGAAGCACCTGTAGCAGAAGAAGCACCAGTTGAAGCACCTGCAGAAGAAACTCCTGCTGAAGAGGAAAAGGCTGAATAAATCAACCTCATAATTGTAATAATCCCGAGTCAGGAAACGATTCGGGATTATTTCTATGTATATATCCAGCACTTTGTTTATGCTATTTGTACCTATAGTGCTTACGATGTTTCAGGTACGTTAGGTCTGATTGGTGTCGGTATGCCTCTTTCTCAAATCTGATGTTGAAGTAGGCGTCTCTACCATTGCGGTATTTTATTAGCAAAACGAGCCATTCGAGGATATACCAAATGAAAAATGGTATGTACAGAAGTTCGCGCTGTTGTGCAGAATGAATGCGCTCGTGGTTGAGTTCTGTTTTGTTCAGTTTTCGTTTAGAAAAAATGATTCCGAAAAGGCAAATGGCAAGATAACTCTTACCAAATGGAAGAATGCGGTTGATAATAACTTTGCTCATGTTTTCCTGATGTTTGAATTAGATAAGTTGTTTTCTATAAATTATTTACTTGCAAATTATATACCAATCAATTCCTTTCTATTGCTAGTGTCTTCAATAAATAGATAAACATG
Encoded here:
- the rpsK gene encoding 30S ribosomal protein S11; the protein is MAKKTVAAKKRVVKVTAQGQLHVHSSFNNIIVSLANSEGQIISWSSAGKMGFRGSKKNTPYAAQMAAQDCAKVAYDLGLRKVKAYVKGPGNGRESAIRAIHGAGIEVIEIVDVTPLPHNGCRPPKRRRV
- a CDS encoding DNA-directed RNA polymerase subunit alpha, producing the protein MAILAFQKPDKVVKIESDDKHGVFEFRPLEPGFGVTVGNALRRILLSSLEGYAINTIKIEGVDHEFASIPGVREDVTNIILNLKQVRFKRTVDDVTEDKVSIEVADMNEFRAGDISNYLNGFEVLNPELIICHLAKKTSMKLELTINKGRGYVPADENREFCSEISQIAIDSIYTPIRNVKYSVEPYRVEQKTDYDKLVLDITTDGSISPQDALKDAANILIQHFVLFTDNENFDGKRPDDPSDEIGETELRMRKLLKTKLTDMNLSVRAINCLKAAAIDTLGDLVQYSKADLLKFRNFGKKSLTELEEMLANFELSFGMDISKYKLDKE
- the rplQ gene encoding 50S ribosomal protein L17, with the protein product MRHNKKFNHLSRTASHRKAMLANMACSLIKHKRITTTVAKAKALRKYVEPLITKSKTDITNSRRVVFSKLQDKQAVTELFQEVAQKVADRNGGYTRIIKLGFRPSDGADMCFIELVDYNEAMAKTQKKTRRSRRSRKATTEAAPATAENVVEEAPVAEEAPVEAPAEETPVEAPVAEEAPVEAPAEETPAEEEKAE
- the rpsD gene encoding 30S ribosomal protein S4, whose product is MARYIGPKSRIARKFGEAIFGPDKVLSKRNYPPGQHGNNRRRKTSEYGIMLAEKQKAKYTYGVLEKQFRNMFDKAAKSSGITGEVLLQNLECRLDNVVYRLGIAPTRAAARQLVSHKHIVVDGKVVNIPSYSVKPGQIVGVREKAKSLEVIADSLAGFNHGKYPWIEWDESSKAGKFLHKPERADIPENIREQLIVELYSKN